From the genome of Vicia villosa cultivar HV-30 ecotype Madison, WI linkage group LG2, Vvil1.0, whole genome shotgun sequence, one region includes:
- the LOC131647065 gene encoding kinetochore-associated protein KNL-2 homolog, which translates to MASNTPMRSNSTPLSNSIFKSKPVFLHEWWLVKPLNHCNGFALAGIASMPGEKMFVSSVIVKVHEPNVVETDDGTIVGFRGFINSSRTLQNGFPSQICQRFSIGFPHDWKKLSARLGNGCDYVDRVNGFDVLNTSCHKETTDDTSQEAMEAERNKNVTSLKLSQPQVDVIFNGENGFSNVDDSNAFPCRKIADQTLQEAEGNDNITSHKLSHPPVEEAYNGGNKVSDFDDLNASILKKTADATSHKANEAEDEDNNGSLRMSQPQVDVINNGENGVSSVVAPESSQSKMDAFEFDHVLEQSRVKSPLNLKKLKLSSDRKKNKRLKQKIIENSDNSFRRVTRSIAKNSHIML; encoded by the exons ATGGCTTCAAACACCCCAATGCGGTCAAACAGCACACCCCTCTCCAACTCAATCTTCAAATCTAAACCG gttttcttACATGAATGGTGGCTTGTCAAGCCTCTCAACCACTGCAACGGTTTTGCTCTTGCTGGCATTGCTTCAATGCC GGGAGAAAAAATGTTTGTTTCATCTGTGATTGTAAAGGTACACGAACCCAATGTTGTAGAGACCGATGATGGCACCATCGTAGGCTTCCGCGGTTTCATTAACTCCTCTCGTACATTACAAAATGGTTTTCCTTCTCAG ATATGCCAACGTTTCTCAATTGGATTTCCACACGATTGGAAAAAATTGTCGGCTCGTTTAGGAAATGGATGTGATTATGTGGATAGAGTTAATGGTTTTGATGTTTTAAATACTTCTTGCCACAAAGAAACAACTGATGATACTTCCCAGGAAGCTATGGAAGCTGAACGTAACAAGAATGTTACAAGTCTTAAGTTGTCTCAACCACAAGTTGACGTGATTTTTAATGGTGAAAATGGGTTCTCAAATGTTGATGATTCAAATGCTTTTCCCTGCAGAAAAATTGCTGATCAAACTTTGCAGGAAGCGGAAGGTAATGATAATATTACTAGTCATAAGTTGTCTCATCCACCGGTTGAGGAGGCTTATAATGGTGGAAATAAAGTCTCAGATTTTGACGACTTGAATGCTTCTATCCTCAAAAAGACAGCTGACGCGACATCACACAAAGCTAACGAAGCTGAGGATGAAGACAATAATGGGAGTCTTAGGATGTCTCAGCCGCAGGTTGACGTGATTAATAATGGTGAAAATGGTGTTTCAAGTGTTGTTGCACCTGAAAGCAGCCAATCTAAGATGGATGCATTTGAATTTGATCATGTCTTAGAGCAAAGCAGAGTCAAGTCTCCACTAAACCTGAAGAAATTGAAGTTATCTAGTGATCGCAAGAAGAATAAACGTCTCAAGCAGAAGATTATAGAGAATTCTGATAATTCATTTAGAAGGGTGACAAGAAGTATTGCCAAAAATAGTCACATAATGCTTTAA
- the LOC131650338 gene encoding secreted RxLR effector protein 161-like, whose amino-acid sequence MQPHLELHQSFGKPISEPSTYRRLLGSLLYLTHTRPEIAYTVSKLSQFLATPTDKHMLAAIHVLKYLKNHPGQGLLFKSNYALRLTGFSDSDWGACPDTRRSTSGICFFLGDSLISWKSKKQAVISKSSSEAEYRALAHATCEGRWLTLLLHDFHLSSTSPIILYCDNKSAMHIAANPVFHERTKHIEIDCHVVRERVLDGTIHLMPVTTHEQVAGIFTKSLHLRSKLGIFDIHSSLRGAVNDTVIEEGSTCTKSN is encoded by the coding sequence ATGCAACCTCACCTAGAACTTCATCAATCCTTTGGTAAACCAATTTCTGAACCTTCTACTTATAGAAGGCTGCTTGGTAGCTTGTTATATCTTACACACACTCGTCCAGAAATAGCTTATACTGTGAGCAAACTCTCCCAATTTCTTGCAACTCCCACTGACAAACACATGCTTGCTGCTATTCATGTCTTAAAATACCTCAAGAACCATCCTGGTCAAGGGCTTCTCTTTAAATCCAATTATGCCCTACGTTTAACTGGCTTTTCTGATTCAGACTGGGGGGCTTGTCCTGACACACGACGCTCTACCTCCGGCATTTGCTTCTTTCTTGGTGATTCTCTCATTagctggaagagcaagaaacaagcaGTCATCTCCAAATCATCTTCTGAGGCTGAATATCGAGCATTAGCACATGCAACATGTGAAGGCAGATGGCTGACTTTGCTCCTTCATGATTTCCATTTATCTTCCACTTCACCTATCATCCTTTATTGTGACAATAAGTCAGCTATGCACATTGCTGCGAACCCTGTGTTCCATGAACGTACAAAGCATATTGAGATTGATTGTCACGTTGTACGTGAACGTGTTCTTGATGGAACCATCCATTTGATGCCTGTCACGACACATGAACAAGTGGCTGGCATTTTCACTAAATCTCTCCATTTGCGTTCCAAGCTTGGAATATTTGATATTCATTCCAGCTTGAGGGGGGCTGTGAATGATACAGTTATAGAAGAAGGTTCCACGTGTACTAAATCTAACTAA